Proteins co-encoded in one Methylobacterium sp. WL1 genomic window:
- a CDS encoding HD-GYP domain-containing protein: MRIVSGSEEEARTIQLSEVLGALSHALDLTEGQPVGHCVRATWIGFNIGREMGLPDLQLWELYHTVMLKDLGCSSNAARICELYLSDDLSFKRDFKTVSDSLPKVLGFVFSHTGLKAGLAERFRAVLNILQNGGAITDDLIQTRCQRGAQIARQLHFPASICEAIHALDEHWNGGGRPDRLAGPAIPLYARVALLAQVVDVFHTAAGPAAAVAEVRARSGTWFDPQVVACFEAAASKPGFWDTLASDEVEEAVFALAPVSPIVVDEDYLDDIARAFAQIIDAKSPFTSGHSERVAVYADMIAAELGYTSERRRWLKRAALLHDVGKLGVSNAILDKNGKLDDAEWRDMRNHASLSETILTRAAVFHEMASIGGGHHERLDGKGYPRGLKADAIAPETRIVSVADVFDALTADRPYRAAMSLEKALGIMRADLGTAFDPLCFAALERALTAIEGDLARAA, encoded by the coding sequence ATGCGGATCGTATCAGGCAGCGAAGAGGAAGCCAGGACGATCCAGCTGTCGGAAGTGCTCGGCGCCTTGAGCCACGCCCTGGACCTGACGGAGGGTCAGCCCGTCGGGCATTGCGTGCGCGCGACCTGGATCGGCTTCAACATCGGCCGGGAGATGGGCCTACCGGACTTGCAGCTCTGGGAACTCTACCACACGGTGATGCTGAAGGACCTCGGGTGCTCCAGCAATGCAGCGCGCATCTGCGAACTCTACCTCTCCGACGATCTCAGCTTCAAACGTGACTTCAAAACAGTGAGCGACAGCCTGCCAAAGGTGCTCGGCTTTGTCTTCTCTCATACCGGCCTCAAGGCCGGCCTCGCTGAACGCTTCCGTGCCGTGCTCAACATCCTGCAGAACGGCGGAGCGATTACCGACGACCTGATCCAGACCCGCTGTCAGCGTGGTGCTCAGATCGCCCGACAGCTTCACTTCCCCGCGAGCATCTGCGAGGCCATCCACGCCCTGGACGAGCACTGGAACGGCGGCGGTCGACCGGACCGCCTCGCTGGCCCAGCGATCCCACTCTACGCACGGGTAGCGCTGCTCGCTCAGGTAGTGGACGTGTTCCACACCGCGGCCGGCCCCGCGGCCGCGGTTGCCGAGGTGCGGGCGCGCTCGGGCACATGGTTCGATCCTCAGGTGGTCGCCTGCTTCGAGGCGGCCGCGTCCAAACCCGGCTTCTGGGACACCCTGGCTTCGGATGAGGTCGAGGAGGCGGTGTTCGCGTTGGCGCCGGTCAGCCCGATCGTCGTGGACGAAGACTACCTCGACGACATCGCCCGTGCCTTTGCTCAGATTATCGACGCCAAGAGCCCGTTCACTTCCGGCCATTCGGAGCGGGTTGCGGTCTACGCCGACATGATCGCGGCTGAACTTGGCTATACGTCGGAACGCCGCCGCTGGCTGAAGCGGGCTGCGCTGCTTCACGATGTTGGCAAGCTCGGGGTCTCGAACGCGATCCTCGACAAGAACGGTAAACTGGATGACGCGGAGTGGCGGGACATGCGCAATCACGCCTCCCTTTCCGAGACCATCCTGACCCGCGCGGCGGTGTTCCACGAGATGGCTAGCATCGGCGGCGGCCATCACGAACGGCTCGACGGCAAGGGCTATCCGCGCGGCTTGAAAGCCGACGCAATCGCACCCGAGACCCGCATTGTCTCGGTCGCCGACGTGTTCGACGCGCTGACCGCCGACCGGCCCTACCGTGCGGCCATGTCGCTTGAGAAGGCACTCGGCATCATGCGCGCAGACCTGGGCACGGCGTTCGACCCGCTCTGCTTTGCGGCGCTGGAGCGGGCGCTCACCGCGATCGAGGGCGATCTCGCTCGGGCGGCTTGA